In Miscanthus floridulus cultivar M001 chromosome 5, ASM1932011v1, whole genome shotgun sequence, one genomic interval encodes:
- the LOC136451988 gene encoding COP9 signalosome complex subunit 2 — protein MGSDADMEDYGFEYSDEEPEEQDVDIENQYYNSKGLVETDPEGALAGFDQVVSMEPEKAEWGFKALKQTVKLYYKLGKYKEMMDAYREMLTYIKSAVTRNYSEKCINNIMDFVSGSASQNFNLLQEFYQTTLRALEEAKNERLWFKTNLKLCKIWFDMGEYGRMSKILKELHKSCQREDGSDDQKKGTQLLEVYAIEIQMYTETKNNKKLKELYQRALSIKSAIPHPRIMGIIRECGGKMHMAERQWAEAATDFFEAFKNYDEAGNPRRIQCLKYLVLANMLMESEVNPFDGQEAKPYKNDPEILAMTNLIAAYQKNDIMEFEKILKSNRRTIMDDPFIRNYIEDLLKNIRTQVLLKLIKPYTRIRIPFISQELNFPEKDVEQLLVSLILDNRIQGHIDQVNKLLERGERSKGMRKYNAIDKWNTQLKSIYQTLSNRVG, from the exons ATGGGCTCAG ATGCGGACATGGAGGATTACGGGTTCGAGTACTCGGACGAAGAGCCTGAGGAGCAGGACGTCGACATCGAGAACCAGTATTACAACTCCAAAG GTTTGGTCGAGACAGACCCAGAGGGTGCACTTGCTGGTTTTGATCAAGTAGTCAGTATGGAGCCTGAAAAGGCTGAATG GGGATTTAAAGCTCTTAAACAAACTGTCAAGCTTTACTATAAGCTGGGGAAATACAAAGAAATGATGGATGCCTATAGAGAGATGTTAACATACATAAAATCTGCTGTCACCCGGAACTACAGCGAGAAATGTATAAACAACATAATGGATTTTGTTTCTGGATCAGCTAGTCAGAACTTTAATCTTCTGCAAGAGTTCTACCAGACAACACTGAGAGCGCTTGAAGAAGCAAAAAATGAG AGATTATGGTTCAAGACAAACTTGAAGCTTTGCAAAATTTGGTTTGATATGGGCGAATACGGTCGCATGAGCAAG ATATTGAAGGAGCTCCATAAATCTTGCCAAAGGGAAGATGGTTCTGATGATCAAAAGAAAGGCACACAGCTTTTGGAAGTCTATGCTATTGAAATCCAAATGTATACTGAAACAAAGAATAATAAAAAGCTTAAG GAATTGTATCAAAGGGCTCTTTCCATCAAATCAGCGATACCTCACCCAAGAATCATGGGTATAATTCGTGAGTGTGGTGGGAAGATGCATATGGCTGAGAGGCAGTGGGCTGAGGCTGCGACTGATTTCTTTGAAGCTTTCAAGAACTACGATGAAGCAGGCAATCCACGGAGAATCCAATGCCTAAA ATATCTTGTCCTTGCCAATATGTTGATGGAATCTGAAGTGAATCCTTTTGATGGACAAGAGGCCAAGCC GTACAAGAATGATCCTGAAATCCTTGCAATGACAAACCTGATTGCAGCGTACCAGAAGAATGACATCATGGAATTTGAAAAGATCCTGAAG agtaATAGAAGAACAATAATGGACGATCCTTTTATCCGTAACTATATTGAGGACTTGTTGAAGAACATCAGAACCCAAGTGCTGCTCAAGCTTATTAAACCATATACTCGAATCAGGATACCATTCATTTCACAG GAACTCAATTTCCCGGAGAAGGATGTCGAGCAGCTGTTGGTATCACTCATCCTGGACAACCGTATCCAAGGCCACATAGATCAGGTCAACAAGCTACTAGAGCGTGGAGAAAG GTCCAAGGGGATGAGGAAGTACAATGCCATCGACAAGTGGAATACTCAGCTGAAGTCCATTTACCAAACATTGTCCAACAGAGTTGGATGA
- the LOC136449853 gene encoding magnesium-protoporphyrin IX monomethyl ester [oxidative] cyclase, chloroplastic-like — protein sequence MASSAMELSLLNPAATHRHRGGLAAAGLPLAPRRSVVRFRVSASAAAAAPPKSSGPKKRGKTEIQETLLTPRFYTTDFDEMERLFNAEINKQLNQAEFDALLQEFKTDYNQTHFVRNPEFKAAADKMEGPLRQIFVEFLERSCTAEFSGFLLYKELGRRLKKTNPVVAEIFSLMSRDEARHAGFLNKGLSDFNLALDLGFLTKARKYTFFKPKFIFYATYLSEKIGYWRYITIFRHLKANPEYQVYPIFKYFENWCQDENRHGDFFSALLKAQPQFLNDWKAKLWSRFFCLSVYVTMYLNDCQRNAFYEGIGLNTKEFDMHVIIETNRTTARIFPAVLDVENPEFKRKLDRMVVINEKIIAIGESDDIPLVKNLKRIPLIAALVSEIIAAYLMPPIESGSVDFAEFEPQLVY from the exons ATGGCCTCCTCCGCCATGGAGCTCTCgctcctcaaccccgccgcgacGCACCGCCACCGCGGCGGCCTCGCCGCTGCCGGCCTGCCCCTCGCGCCGCGGCGCTCCGTGGTCCGCTTCCGCGTGTCCGcctccgccgcggccgccgcgccgCCCAAGTCCTCGGGCCCCAAGAAGCGGGGCAAGACGGAGATCCAGGAGACGCTGCTGACGCCCCGCTTCTACACCACCGACTTCGACGAGATGGAGCGCCTCTTCAACGCCGAGATTAACAAGCAGCTCAACCAGGCGGAGTTCGACGCGCTGCTGCAGGAGTTCAAGACGGACTACAACCAGACCCATTTTGTGCGCAACCCCGAGTTCAAGGCCGCCGCCGACAAGATGGAGGGCCCGCTCCGCCAGATCTTTGTCGAGTTCCTCGAGCGCTCCTGCACCGCCGAGTTCTCCGGATTCCTCCTCTACAAGGAGCTCGGCCGCAGGCTCAAG AAAACTAACCCGGTCGTGGCGGAGATCTTCTCGCTCATGTCCAGGGACGAGGCGCGCCATGCTGG GTTCTTGAACAAGGGGTTGTCTGACTTCAACTTGGCACTGGACCTGGGGTTCTTGACCAAGGCTAGGAAGTACACCTTCTTCAAGCCCAAGTTCATCTTCTATGCCACCTACCTGTCTGAGAAGATTGGGTACTGGAGGTACATCACCATCTTCAGGCACCTCAAGGCGAACCCAGAGTACCAGGTGTACCCCATCTTCAAGTACTTCGAGAACTGGTGCCAGGACGAGAACAGGCATGGTGACTTCTTCTCTGCCCTGCTCAAGGCTCAGCCGCAGTTCCTCAATGACTGGAAGGCCAAGCTCTGGTCACGATTCTTCTGCCTCTCG GTGTATGTGACCATGTACCTGAATGACTGCCAACGCAATGCATTCTATGAGGGAATTGGTCTGAACACCAAAGAATTTGACATGCATGTGATCATTGAG ACCAACCGCACAACAGCGAGGATCTTCCCTGCTGTTCTGGATGTCGAGAACCCTGAATTCAAGAGGAAGCTTGACAGGATGGTTGTGATCAACGAGAAGATCATTGCTATCGGAGAATCTGATGACATTCCCCTAGTGAAGAACCTGAAGAGGATTCCTCTCATTGCCGCTCTGGTGTCTGAGATCATTGCTGCATACCTCATGCCCCCCATCGAGTCTGGCTCAGTTGATTTTGCTGAATTTGAGCCCCAGCTTGTTTACTGA